Proteins encoded by one window of Bacillus rossius redtenbacheri isolate Brsri chromosome 14, Brsri_v3, whole genome shotgun sequence:
- the LOC134538937 gene encoding uncharacterized protein LOC134538937, with protein sequence MRNYKRKTDKGKYSIDMLEKAAEVVREGRSVRHAAKTYNICHVTLGRYIKKKNKRLNAVDINFREEWKPLAGYYGNRQVFTPLQEIALVSYIKTCSDIYFGLTPRDVRHLAFLCGKKYNVPMPNTWSDKELAGADWLSSFLKRHPDLSIRTPEATSLGRASSFNRANVSKFFDKLSEVYDRHSFTANDIWNVDETGVTTVQNPSKIVARKGVKQIGAMTSSERGQLVTLTVAVNAAGNAIPPMFIFPRVRYYDHFIRDGPTGCIGAANKSGWTTEVEFLLFLKHFVSCIRSSPEKPILLLLDNHQSHLAPDCLDFAKENGIVMLSFPPHCTHRLQPLDRSAFAPLKKQINTAMDAWLRNNKTPESTVKPMSIYDIPSILKIAFPTATTPRNIQQGFEKCGIHPYNREIFQDADFAPSFVTDRPDPDLAPSCSQDVSRDSQGTPVQSFSNCSHTPEKFSPEVVLPLPKVAPRKRKGGRKTRKSAILTDTPEKKAIEEEFAKRGTPGLIKIKGNVSQTRMPAKSTPKRSLKRRSAECSSSEEESECFCLVCLESFSTSKPGEEWVRCLNCQLWSHFSCAKKSKMYISHNCQSDEISE encoded by the exons atgCGTAACTACAAAAGAAAAACCGACAAAGGAAAATATTCTATTGACATGTTGGAGAAAGCAGCTGAAGTTGTAAGAGAAGGAAGATCTGTTAGGCATGCTGCGAAAACGTACAACATCTGCCATGTGACACTTGGgaggtacataaaaaagaaaaacaaac GTTTAAATGCAGTCGATATTAATTTTCGAGAGGAGTGGAAACCTTTGGCTGGTTATTATGGGAACAGACAGGTATTTACACCTTTGCAAGAGATCGCTCTTGTTTCCTACATAAAAACAtgttctgacatatattttggaCTCACTCCACGTGATGTACGTCATCTTGCATTCTTATGTGGGAAGAAGTATAATGTTCCCATGCCAAACACATGGAGTGACAAAGAACTAGCAGGTGCAGATTGGCTCTCTTCCTTTTTAAAGCGCCACCCAGACCTTTCCATTCGGACTCCAGAGGCAACTAGTTTGGGAAGGGCTTCTAGTTTTAATCGTGCCaacgtttcaaaattttttgacaAACTCTCTGAAGTTTATGATCGCCATTCTTTCACAGCTAATGACATTTGGAATGTAGATGAGACCGGGGTCACTACTGTCCAGAATCCTTCAAAAATCGTAGCAAGAAAGGGGGTAAAACAAATTGGAGCAATGACATCATCTGAACGAGGGCAGTTAGTTACTCTAACTGTAGCAGTAAATGCTGCTGGAAATGCTATCCCTCCTATGTTTATTTTTCCTAGGGTAAGGTATTATGATCACTTCATCAGAGATGGTCCAACTGGATGTATAGgtgctgcaaataagtctggCTGGACTACGGAGGTAGAGTTCTTGCtttttcttaagcattttgtttcttgtattcgttCGAGCCCAGAGAAACCTATCCTCCTCCTTCTAGACAATCATCAGTCGCATTTAGCTCCTGACTGTTTAGATTTTGCCAAAGAAAATGGCATTGTAATGCTATCGTTCCCACCTCACTGCACTCATCGCCTTCAGCCACTTGATCGAAGTGCTTTTGCCCCACTCAAAAAACAGATCAATACGGCAATGGATGCATGGTTGAGGAACAACAAAACACCAGAGAGCACAGTTAAGCCTATGTCAATCTATGATATTCCCTCAATCTTAAAGATAGCTTTTCCCACTGCCACAACGCCAAGAAATATCCAACAAGGATTTGAGAAATGTGGAATACATCCTTATAATAGGGAAATATTTCAGGATGCCGATTTCGCTCCTTCGTTTGTGACAGACAGGCCTGATCCAGACTTAGCACCAAGTTGTTCACAAGATGTGTCCAGGGATTCACAAGGAACACCAGTTCAATCATTTTCTAACTGTTCCCACACACCAGAGAAGTTTTCTCCAGAAGTGGTTCTACCTCTTCCTAAAGtcgctccaaggaaaaggaaaggaggaagaaagaccaggaaaagtgccattttgacgGATACTCCAGAGAAGAAAGCCATTGAAGAAGAATTTGCGAAACGAGGAACACCAGGCTTGATTAAGATAAAAGGGAATGTATCACAAACGCGCATGCCTGCAAAATCCACGCCCAAACGTTCTCTAAAACGAAGATCAGCAGAGTGCAGCTCATCAGAGGAAGAAAGCGAGTGCTTTTGTTTAGTGTGTTTGGAATCATTCTCTACAAGCAAACCAGGAGAGGAGTGGGTTCGTTGTCTAAACTGCCAGTTATGGTCGcatttttcttgtgcaaaaaaatctaaaatgtataTTAGTCATAATTGCCAATCAGATGAAATCTCTGAGTGA